The following coding sequences lie in one Molothrus ater isolate BHLD 08-10-18 breed brown headed cowbird chromosome W, BPBGC_Mater_1.1, whole genome shotgun sequence genomic window:
- the LOC129046998 gene encoding LOW QUALITY PROTEIN: uncharacterized protein LOC129046998 (The sequence of the model RefSeq protein was modified relative to this genomic sequence to represent the inferred CDS: deleted 2 bases in 1 codon), with translation MREMLNQTIWRTGHSKRTKRAITSLGSNCNDHEELWGAPARIIASVLAPGVAAAQALTTLNKLGCWCWTAKQLNTTSAILNQMLTDVGSIRHGTLQNRAAIDFLLLAHGHGCEEFEGMCWMNLSDNSASIHKKLKQLQDNMNKLTVNDWGLDEWFKGWGITRWLKDMVKGILLVLVVIILLLCVIPCIIKLVTRLVEKTVKRVWLVQEEEEGGIV, from the exons ATGCGAGAGATGCTGAATCAGACTATCTGGAGAACAGGACATAGCAAAAGAACTAAAAGAGCAATCACAAGCTTAGGATCTAATTGTAATGATCATGAAGAGCTTTGGGGTGCTCCAGCAAGAATCATAGCATCAGTCCTTGCTCCAGGTGTTGCGGCTGCTCAGGCTTTGACTACATTGAATAAGTTGGGATGCTGG TGCTGGACAGCTAAGCAACTGAACACAACTTCAGCTATTCTAAATCAAATGCTCACTGATGTAGGTAGTATTAGACACGGCACACTTCAAAATAGAGCTGCTAtagattttttgttgttggcaCATGGGCACGGGTGTGAGGAGTTTGAAGGGATGTGTTGGATGAACCTTTCTGACAATTCTGCGTCCATTcacaaaaaactcaaacaacTACAAGATAACATGAACAAATTGACTGTGAATGACTGGGGTTTGGATGAATGGTTCAAGGGATGGGGAATAACTAGATGGTTGAAAGATATGGTAAAAGGAATTTTGTTAGTTTTAgtagttattattttattgctttgtgTTATTCCATGCATAATTAAGTTGGTGACCCGCTTAGTAGAAAAGACAGTAAAGAGGGTCTGGCTGgtgcaagaagaagaagaagggggaattgtgtga